The genomic window TTTAGGCACTGCGATCGCCCCCATTTTCTTCAACACCGCTGAAGATTCGGGTGCCTTGCCCATCGAGTGCGATGTTACCCAGATGGAAACCGGCATGGTGATTACCATTCATCCTTACAAAGGTGAAATCACCAATGAAACGGGGGAAGTGATTTCAACATTTACGCTCAAGCCTGACACGATTTTAGATGAAGTGCGTGCCGGTGGGCGAATTCCGCTGTTAATTGGGCGAGCACTCACCGATAAAACGCGAATTGCTCTCGGCTTAGATCCTAGCCCAATTTTTGTTCGCCCTCGCCCCCCGGTTGATACCGGCAAAGGTTACACCCTGGCACAGAAAATGGTGGGCAAAGCCTGCGGTTTATCCGGTGTGCGTCCCGGCACTTCTTGTGAGCCAATGATGACAACCGTTGGTTCTCAAGATACCACAGGGCCGATGACACGGGATGAGTTGAAAGAACTTGCTTGTTTGGGTTTCTCGGCTGATTTGGTAATGCAAAGTTTCTGTCATACTGCGGCGTATCCCAAGCCGGTGGATGTAAAGACTCACCATGAATTGCCTGATTTCTTTGCCCAGCGTGCCGGTGTTGCTTTACGTCCCGGTGATGGCATTATTCACTCTTGGTTGAACCGGATGTTATTGCCGGATACGGTAGGCACCGGCGGTGATTCTCATACGCGTTTTCCCCTAGGAATTTCCTTCCCGGCCGGTTCAGGTTTGGTGGCATTTGCTGCGGCTTTAGGGTTGATGCCTTTGGATATGCCAGAATCAGTTTTAGTGCGATTCAAAGGTGAATTGCAACCTGGTATTACCTTACGGGATATTGTGAATGCAATTCCTTATGTGGCGATTCAAAAAGGTTTGCTGACTGCCGATAAACAGAATAAGAAAAATATCTTTTCTGGGCGGATTATGGAGATTGAAGGCTTGCCAGATTTAAAGGTTGAGCAAGCCTTTGAATTGACAGATGCCACGGCTGAGCGTTCCTGTGCCGGTTCTACGATTAAGTTGAGTGTGGAAACGGTTTCTGAGTATTTGCGATCTAATGTGGCGCTGTTGAAAAATATGGCGGCGCGAGGTTATCAAGATGCTCGCACGATTATGCGCCGCGTAGCAAAAATGGAGGAATGGTTAGCAAATCCAGTCTTGATGGAAGCCGATCCGGATGCGGAGTATGCAGCCATTATCGAGATTGATTTGAATGAAATCAAAGAGCCAATTGTTGCCGCACCCAATGACCCGGATAATGTGAAGTTACTGTCTGAAGTTGCGAATGATCCTGTGCAAGAAGTGTTTATCGGTTCTTGCATGACTAATATTGGTCATTATCGGGCAAGTGCGAAAGTTTTGGAAGGGGAAGGAGCCGTGAAGACACGCTTGTGGATTTGCCCTCCAACTCGCATGGATGAGTATCAGTTGAAAGAAGAAGGCGTTTATGGCACATTTGGAGCTGCCGGCGCGCGAACTGAGATGCCGGGATGCAGTTTATGTATGGGGAATCAGGCGCGTGTTGCGGATGCAACAACGGTGTTTTCTACTTCGACTCGCAACTTTAACAATCGCATGGGAAAAGATGCGCGAGTTTATCTCGGTTCTGCTGAATTAGCGGCAGTTTGTTCGCTGTTAGGGCGGGTTCCCACTGTCCAGGAATACATGGATATTGTGGCGAAAAAAATTCATCCTTTTGCCGGCGATTTGTATCGCTATTTGAATTTCGATCAAATTACGGGATTTGAGGATGAAGGACGTGTGATTGCGCTGGAAGATATGCCCCGAATTGAGGATATTTTGGGGATGCCGGCGGCTACGCGATAAGCATAAATCTATGCCCCTCGGTTTAAAAAAATCTGGGGTTATAGCAATTAAGCCCGCCAATGCGGGCTTTTTTTGTTAAAATAGCCTAAAAATAAGACAAAGGCAAAAAAACCTTCACGTTACATTCCTCTTATTATTAGAAACTTAATGAAAGCTGAAAACTATCCATTTGCCAAAGAATTAATTGTTGACACCGAAGGTCATATCCAGAAGGTCATTATCGATTTCAATGATTATCAGCGTCTTCTCGAAGCCATTGAGGATGAGGGGCTAATCGGTGCCATGATAGAAGTCAAAGAGGAAAGTCCACTAACTTTGGATGCAGCACTGGCAGAGCTTGAAAAAGAGTGAATACACTCAATCAACCGAGCTTTTTGAAAAATATCAAAGCTCTTAAAAGTACGCAAGCTTTTGAGTCTATTAAAACTTTGCTATTTGAAGAAATTCCTAATAGTTCAAGTTTTGAAGGAATCAGATGTACCCATTGCAGTTATTAGGCGTAGACTCTTCGCAGGCGAGCGGCACGAAGTTGCTCAATATGGCGGCAACATTCTACGGAAGCCATGAACAATGACCACAATCATAAACAAAAGATTTCGCCAGAAAAGTTTATAGAGCGGAAGTTCTAAAGGGGTGCAAACGGCATCTTGATGAGAAACATTAGCCAATCTCTTTCCCAGCAATTGTATCCAC from Microcoleus sp. FACHB-672 includes these protein-coding regions:
- the acnB gene encoding bifunctional aconitate hydratase 2/2-methylisocitrate dehydratase, which encodes MLESYRKHVAERAALGIPPLPLDAPQTSELCELLKNPPAGEEETLLELLRDRVPPGVDQAAYVKAGFLTAIAKGEIECPLIVPQGAVKLLGTMMGGYNVQSLVSLLESSEPAIAASAAAALSKTLLIFDAFHDVLTLSDVNPYAKQVIDSWATADWFIGRPKLPEAITLTVFKVPGETNTDDLSPAPHATTRPDIPLHAAVMLESRLPGAVQTIAELKQKGHPVAYVGDVVGTGSSRKSAINSVLWHIGNDIPFVPNKRSGGYILGTAIAPIFFNTAEDSGALPIECDVTQMETGMVITIHPYKGEITNETGEVISTFTLKPDTILDEVRAGGRIPLLIGRALTDKTRIALGLDPSPIFVRPRPPVDTGKGYTLAQKMVGKACGLSGVRPGTSCEPMMTTVGSQDTTGPMTRDELKELACLGFSADLVMQSFCHTAAYPKPVDVKTHHELPDFFAQRAGVALRPGDGIIHSWLNRMLLPDTVGTGGDSHTRFPLGISFPAGSGLVAFAAALGLMPLDMPESVLVRFKGELQPGITLRDIVNAIPYVAIQKGLLTADKQNKKNIFSGRIMEIEGLPDLKVEQAFELTDATAERSCAGSTIKLSVETVSEYLRSNVALLKNMAARGYQDARTIMRRVAKMEEWLANPVLMEADPDAEYAAIIEIDLNEIKEPIVAAPNDPDNVKLLSEVANDPVQEVFIGSCMTNIGHYRASAKVLEGEGAVKTRLWICPPTRMDEYQLKEEGVYGTFGAAGARTEMPGCSLCMGNQARVADATTVFSTSTRNFNNRMGKDARVYLGSAELAAVCSLLGRVPTVQEYMDIVAKKIHPFAGDLYRYLNFDQITGFEDEGRVIALEDMPRIEDILGMPAATR